One stretch of Zhihengliuella flava DNA includes these proteins:
- a CDS encoding GntR family transcriptional regulator yields MSLPKYYEQKLRILEIIAQLPVGAMIPTERELAERFATSRTTIRTAIAELVVEGRLARTQGRGTFVAAPKKIHVRQMTSFSEDMTGYKTDSVILHLERLPAPDDVAAHLKVEPGTTVTVLQRLRRQEGEPLAIETAHLPGEMPGLESELARRGSLYATLRDAYRIHLAAAEDQVETALAGAHDAKVLGVETGHPLLQVQRTAYDPEGAVAEWTRGFFRGDRFRFIARISN; encoded by the coding sequence ATGAGTCTTCCGAAGTACTACGAGCAGAAATTGCGCATCCTCGAGATCATCGCGCAGCTGCCCGTCGGCGCCATGATCCCCACCGAGCGGGAGTTGGCCGAGCGCTTCGCCACCTCACGCACCACCATTCGCACGGCCATCGCCGAGCTCGTCGTCGAGGGCCGCCTGGCTCGGACGCAAGGGCGCGGGACCTTCGTCGCCGCCCCCAAGAAAATCCACGTCCGCCAGATGACCTCCTTCAGTGAGGACATGACGGGTTATAAGACGGACAGCGTCATCTTGCACCTCGAGCGCCTCCCCGCCCCGGACGACGTCGCCGCGCACCTGAAGGTGGAGCCGGGAACCACCGTCACGGTGCTGCAGCGGCTGCGGCGCCAGGAGGGCGAGCCGCTGGCGATCGAGACGGCCCACCTGCCGGGCGAGATGCCGGGACTCGAGAGCGAATTAGCCCGCCGGGGCTCGTTGTACGCGACGCTGCGGGATGCCTACAGGATCCACCTCGCCGCCGCGGAGGACCAGGTGGAGACAGCGCTCGCAGGGGCGCACGACGCGAAGGTCCTCGGCGTCGAAACCGGGCACCCGCTGCTCCAGGTCCAGCGCACGGCCTACGACCCGGAGGGAGCCGTCGCGGAATGGACCCGCGGCTTCTTCCGCGGGGACCGGTTCCGCTTCATCGCGCGGATCAGCAACTAG
- a CDS encoding SGNH/GDSL hydrolase family protein → MSGLFVAIGDSFTEGVGDWDPRLPNGVRGWADRVAKQLSKADPGWRYANLAIRSRRLGSIMHEQIEPALAMEPTVVSFYAGGNDLLELRKDMGRLLQDYTRAVERLAESGARILLFTGFDVPLHPLLEPFKRRNWVFNEHVRALARQHPDSISLVDYWTWEAYYDRRMWDTDKLHMNRAGHRFMAIQILNLLGVRHQLEFEPFGPRERLGPVQLVGREAEWMRQWVLPMFGRRLRGITLGDALEPRWPEPIYPADGMKKLYRKRRKQERANSAMPAA, encoded by the coding sequence ATGTCAGGACTGTTCGTCGCGATCGGGGATTCGTTCACGGAGGGCGTGGGGGACTGGGACCCGCGTCTGCCGAATGGCGTGCGGGGGTGGGCGGACCGCGTCGCCAAACAACTGTCTAAGGCGGACCCGGGCTGGCGGTATGCGAACCTCGCGATCCGCAGCCGCCGACTGGGGTCCATCATGCACGAGCAGATTGAGCCCGCGCTGGCCATGGAGCCCACCGTGGTGAGTTTCTACGCCGGCGGCAACGACCTCCTCGAGCTCCGCAAGGACATGGGCCGGCTACTGCAGGACTACACGCGTGCCGTGGAGCGGCTCGCCGAATCCGGCGCTCGCATCCTCCTGTTCACGGGCTTTGACGTGCCCCTGCATCCGCTCTTGGAGCCATTCAAACGCCGCAACTGGGTCTTCAATGAGCACGTCCGCGCCCTCGCGCGCCAGCACCCGGACAGCATCAGCCTGGTGGACTACTGGACCTGGGAGGCCTACTACGACCGGCGGATGTGGGATACCGACAAGCTGCACATGAACCGGGCCGGCCACCGCTTCATGGCCATCCAAATCCTCAACCTGCTCGGGGTGCGGCACCAGCTGGAGTTCGAACCGTTCGGCCCGCGCGAGCGCCTCGGACCGGTCCAGTTGGTGGGCCGCGAGGCCGAGTGGATGCGCCAGTGGGTGTTGCCGATGTTCGGGCGGCGCCTGCGCGGGATTACCCTCGGTGACGCGTTGGAACCCCGGTGGCCCGAACCCATTTACCCGGCGGACGGCATGAAGAAGCTCTACCGCAAGCGGCGCAAACAGGAGCGGGCCAACTCGGCGATGCCCGCGGCGTGA
- a CDS encoding BCCT family transporter — translation MSSAPSGATSHAAPRAKILKPVFWPASIVIFALLGGTVIFSQAAGDALEEATSQLNTAISDGVGWWYVIAVNIFLAFAIYFAVSKIGRIRLGRDDEQPEFGMASWFMMLFSAGMGIGLVFFSVAEPLSHYITPPYGIESESDAAINGSMGVVMLHWGLHPWAIYSIVGLGLAYMTFRRGRPLAVRWLLEPLLGRQRVEGWMGHAIDTVAIVGTLFGVATSFGFGVSQILGGLEFLGWAETSNWLIITIVAAITLVATFSVVSGVHKGLKWLSNFNMSVAALLALVIFLLGPTLFLLKAFPENLGNYLTILPETMFHSGPFSTDGWEAAWTIFYWGWWISWAPFVGMFIARISRGRTIREFIVGVLLAPTLVSLVWFTIFGDTAILFQREGTANMVTDGAVSSTTALFQFFESFPLTTLLSVIAMVVVVFFFVTSSDSGSLVIDMLASGGSTHTSTGTRIYWAVLEGAAAAILLVVGGSVALTALQTLSISTAAPFSIVLVLACISLTRAFRHDVASMPNFIEVTTPPGTDAAEVAPALGRRFFRGFGGTTTSLSGLTEDQGAGPNDGPSTQVISYRYVDPEVTSVDPATGAIHIVGESKDPLAGETFDTPEFESSQEYINQGGDPPTEATDEEAEPGRS, via the coding sequence ATGTCATCCGCACCTTCCGGGGCCACGTCCCACGCCGCGCCCCGGGCCAAAATTCTCAAGCCGGTCTTTTGGCCGGCCTCGATCGTGATCTTCGCCCTGCTCGGCGGAACGGTGATCTTCAGCCAGGCCGCTGGCGACGCGCTGGAGGAGGCCACCAGCCAGCTCAACACAGCGATTTCCGACGGCGTCGGCTGGTGGTACGTCATCGCCGTCAACATCTTCTTGGCTTTCGCCATCTACTTCGCCGTCTCCAAAATCGGCCGCATCCGCCTCGGGCGGGATGACGAGCAGCCCGAGTTCGGCATGGCGTCATGGTTCATGATGCTCTTTAGCGCTGGCATGGGCATCGGCCTCGTCTTCTTCAGCGTCGCTGAGCCGCTCAGCCACTACATCACGCCCCCGTACGGCATCGAGTCAGAATCTGACGCGGCCATCAACGGGTCCATGGGCGTGGTCATGCTGCACTGGGGCCTGCATCCGTGGGCCATCTACTCCATCGTTGGCTTGGGACTGGCCTACATGACCTTCCGCCGCGGCCGACCGCTGGCCGTCCGGTGGCTCCTCGAGCCGTTGCTCGGGCGTCAGCGCGTCGAGGGGTGGATGGGGCACGCGATCGACACGGTGGCGATCGTAGGCACCCTGTTCGGCGTGGCGACGTCGTTCGGGTTTGGCGTCAGCCAAATCCTCGGCGGCCTCGAATTCCTCGGCTGGGCCGAGACGTCCAATTGGCTGATCATCACGATTGTCGCCGCCATCACGCTGGTGGCCACTTTCTCCGTGGTCTCCGGCGTGCACAAGGGCCTGAAGTGGTTGTCCAACTTCAACATGTCCGTCGCCGCGCTGCTGGCACTGGTGATCTTCCTGCTGGGGCCCACCCTGTTTCTGCTCAAGGCCTTCCCGGAGAATCTAGGCAACTACCTGACCATCCTGCCGGAAACCATGTTCCACTCTGGCCCGTTCTCCACCGACGGGTGGGAGGCAGCGTGGACCATCTTCTACTGGGGCTGGTGGATTAGCTGGGCACCCTTCGTTGGCATGTTTATTGCCCGCATTTCCCGCGGCCGCACCATCCGCGAGTTCATCGTCGGCGTGCTGCTGGCCCCGACCCTGGTCAGCTTGGTCTGGTTCACGATCTTTGGCGACACCGCCATCCTGTTCCAACGGGAAGGCACCGCCAACATGGTGACCGACGGCGCGGTCAGCAGCACCACCGCGCTATTCCAATTCTTCGAATCCTTCCCGCTCACCACGCTCCTGAGCGTGATCGCCATGGTGGTGGTGGTGTTCTTCTTCGTCACCTCCTCGGACTCGGGGTCCCTGGTGATCGACATGCTGGCCAGCGGCGGCAGCACGCACACCTCCACCGGCACGCGCATCTACTGGGCGGTGTTGGAGGGCGCCGCGGCCGCCATCCTGCTGGTCGTCGGGGGCAGCGTGGCGCTGACCGCGCTGCAGACGTTGTCCATATCCACGGCGGCCCCCTTCTCGATCGTGCTGGTGCTCGCCTGCATCTCCTTGACGCGGGCGTTCCGGCACGACGTCGCCTCGATGCCGAACTTCATCGAGGTCACCACGCCGCCTGGCACGGACGCGGCGGAGGTGGCCCCGGCCCTCGGGCGGCGCTTCTTCCGCGGGTTTGGTGGCACCACCACGTCCCTGTCTGGCCTGACCGAAGATCAAGGCGCGGGGCCGAACGACGGGCCGTCAACGCAGGTCATCAGCTACCGGTACGTGGACCCGGAGGTCACCAGCGTGGACCCGGCGACGGGGGCCATCCACATCGTCGGCGAGTCGAAGGACCCGCTGGCCGGAGAGACCTTCGATACGCCGGAGTTCGAGTCCTCGCAGGAATACATCAATCAGGGCGGAGACCCGCCCACGGAGGCGACGGACGAGGAGGCCGAACCGGGCCGGAGCTGA
- a CDS encoding MFS transporter, which yields MSTPPHTPAPTDPPRGAAPDASPRAAGSAALAEPTVPVRARWIAGVVLVNLGINAVLYAPINVLLGLQAEAVDPGAKEGILSFITACGAAVALVANPLTGALSDRTTSRFGRRVPWVAWGAVVAAVSLGGLAAVSLGVAEGVLGGTAAILALALGWCLVQAGVNGAYSTIAAAVPDVTPVGQRASVGGLGAMGQTAGILCGAAIGFVVGANLGLGYALCAGLFVVCVIPYLLRSQDRVLPRGALEPFRVGEFLRGFWVSPRRHPDFAWAWFTRFLMFVGNQLTIVYLLFFLQDEIRHPNPAGGVLVLTGLYSVMVLIAAVVAGRISDAAGGRRKVFVAGSSAVIALAALVLAFFPTWAGALLGAALLGIGFGAYLAVDFALITQVLPSAAARGKDLGVVNIAATLPQIVAPSLAFIAVTQLGGYPALFVLAAVIGLMAAALVYRIKSVP from the coding sequence ATGAGCACGCCGCCGCATACCCCCGCCCCCACCGATCCGCCCCGTGGCGCCGCACCGGACGCCTCGCCGCGGGCAGCAGGCTCCGCCGCGCTCGCCGAGCCAACGGTGCCGGTGCGCGCCCGGTGGATTGCCGGCGTCGTCCTTGTGAACCTCGGGATCAATGCGGTGCTCTACGCGCCGATCAACGTGCTGCTCGGACTGCAGGCGGAAGCCGTGGACCCGGGGGCCAAGGAAGGCATCCTCTCCTTCATCACGGCGTGCGGTGCGGCGGTCGCCCTGGTGGCCAATCCGCTGACGGGAGCGCTGAGTGACCGCACGACCTCGAGGTTTGGCCGGCGCGTGCCGTGGGTCGCCTGGGGCGCCGTCGTCGCGGCTGTTTCCCTCGGTGGGCTGGCGGCCGTCTCCCTCGGCGTGGCCGAGGGAGTGCTGGGCGGAACCGCCGCCATCCTCGCCCTGGCACTGGGCTGGTGCCTTGTGCAAGCCGGGGTGAACGGGGCCTATTCGACCATCGCGGCCGCCGTTCCGGACGTGACGCCTGTGGGCCAGCGCGCGTCCGTCGGTGGCCTGGGTGCCATGGGGCAAACCGCGGGGATTTTGTGCGGTGCCGCGATCGGGTTCGTGGTCGGCGCGAACCTGGGGCTCGGGTACGCGCTGTGCGCGGGCCTGTTCGTCGTGTGCGTGATCCCATACCTGCTACGTTCGCAGGACAGGGTGCTTCCGCGCGGGGCCTTGGAGCCGTTCCGGGTGGGTGAGTTTCTGCGCGGATTTTGGGTGAGCCCGCGCCGGCATCCGGACTTCGCGTGGGCGTGGTTCACGCGGTTCCTCATGTTCGTGGGCAACCAATTGACGATCGTGTACCTGCTGTTCTTCCTGCAGGACGAGATCCGGCACCCCAACCCGGCCGGGGGAGTGCTGGTGTTGACCGGCCTGTATTCGGTCATGGTGCTCATCGCTGCCGTGGTGGCGGGGCGGATCAGTGACGCCGCGGGCGGGCGGCGGAAGGTCTTCGTGGCCGGGTCCTCCGCGGTGATTGCGCTGGCCGCGCTGGTGCTCGCGTTCTTCCCGACGTGGGCCGGGGCGCTGCTCGGAGCCGCGCTGCTGGGGATCGGATTCGGCGCCTACCTAGCGGTGGACTTTGCGCTCATCACGCAGGTGTTGCCGTCCGCGGCCGCGCGCGGCAAGGACCTCGGCGTCGTCAACATTGCGGCGACGCTGCCGCAGATCGTGGCGCCCTCGCTCGCATTCATCGCGGTGACTCAGCTGGGCGGGTACCCGGCGCTGTTCGTCCTCGCCGCGGTGATCGGCCTCATGGCGGCGGCGCTGGTCTACCGGATCAAGTCGGTCCCGTAG
- a CDS encoding N-acetylglucosamine kinase, producing MGRAGDTGESGASSALPAERVVVGLDVGGSKTHAILSVDGREVAEVKAGSANLASVGVDAADLQLRAIFSELAGAHSSPARVCAGVAGADTEQARARFAALLAAHVPHARIDVVHDTELLLAAAGVEQGIALIAGTGSVAWGRRDSPAGAGTSAPSREARAGGWGYLLGDEGSGYWVVRAAVRHALDLVDQGRAPDALAQALAAACGVGGPEELLGHFYVRQERRYWAHHSHLVFELAESGDAAAHQIVTDTAAALTELVARVASRLTLPDDAAPAPALPVVAAGGLVVHQPLLQRLIASGLAAHGLRDVRVLENEPVHGAVRLAQRLEMPTDLAEERRKENTCK from the coding sequence GTGGGCAGAGCCGGTGACACCGGAGAGTCTGGAGCGAGCAGCGCCTTGCCCGCCGAACGCGTGGTCGTCGGGCTCGACGTCGGTGGATCCAAGACTCACGCCATCCTGTCCGTGGACGGCCGCGAGGTGGCGGAGGTCAAGGCCGGCAGCGCCAATCTGGCCTCCGTGGGGGTCGACGCCGCGGACCTGCAGTTGCGCGCCATCTTTAGCGAACTCGCCGGGGCGCACTCGAGCCCCGCGCGCGTCTGCGCCGGGGTCGCCGGGGCGGACACGGAGCAGGCTCGCGCCCGGTTCGCCGCCCTGCTGGCCGCCCACGTTCCCCACGCCCGCATCGACGTCGTCCATGACACCGAGCTGCTGCTGGCCGCGGCCGGGGTGGAGCAAGGCATCGCGCTCATCGCCGGCACCGGGTCCGTGGCCTGGGGTCGACGAGACTCCCCGGCCGGCGCAGGCACGAGCGCGCCCAGCCGCGAAGCGCGGGCCGGAGGCTGGGGGTACCTGCTGGGGGATGAAGGCAGCGGCTACTGGGTGGTCCGTGCCGCCGTGCGCCATGCCCTCGACCTCGTCGATCAGGGCCGGGCACCGGACGCCCTGGCCCAAGCGCTCGCCGCGGCCTGCGGGGTCGGCGGCCCCGAGGAACTCTTGGGCCACTTCTACGTCCGCCAGGAACGGCGCTATTGGGCGCACCACTCGCACCTCGTCTTCGAGCTGGCCGAGTCCGGGGACGCGGCCGCCCATCAGATCGTCACGGACACCGCCGCGGCCCTGACCGAGCTGGTGGCCCGCGTCGCCTCCCGCCTGACGCTGCCCGACGACGCCGCACCTGCCCCGGCGCTGCCGGTGGTCGCCGCCGGCGGCCTCGTGGTGCATCAGCCGTTACTGCAGCGGCTGATCGCCTCCGGGTTGGCCGCCCACGGGTTGCGGGACGTCCGGGTGCTGGAGAACGAGCCGGTGCACGGGGCGGTGCGGCTCGCCCAGCGGCTGGAGATGCCCACCGACCTCGCCGAAGAACGTCGCAAGGAGAACACGTGCAAGTAG
- the nagA gene encoding N-acetylglucosamine-6-phosphate deacetylase, translating to MSATCVRAAARVVTATAVHEPGWVETAQGRVVAVGSGRHPRVDVDYGEATIVPGFVDIHVHGGGGGSYIDLNPASIRQARQTHLRQGTTTTMASLVTLPMDRLVASVECLADLVEASVVRGIHLEGPWLSAQRCGAHDPEHLCAPTADDVERVLRAGRGHIRLVTIAPELPGALDAIRQVVAAGAVAAVGHTDADWETTRAAIAAGATVGTHLFNAMPPLHHREPGAVAALLEDPRVVVELIADGVHVHPSLMRHIRAMAGDERLALITDAMAAAQLGDGDFDLGSMRVEVRNSVARIASGGSIAGSTATMDALFRGALARAGGRDADSGEEPDAAAWLAAVRQTSTTPARAVGWDDVGDLAPGLRADAVVLDADLRVVDVVLAGATGR from the coding sequence GTGAGCGCCACGTGTGTGCGGGCCGCCGCCCGCGTGGTGACCGCTACGGCCGTGCACGAGCCGGGCTGGGTGGAGACGGCGCAGGGGCGCGTTGTCGCCGTCGGCTCCGGGCGGCACCCACGCGTGGACGTCGACTACGGGGAGGCGACGATCGTCCCCGGATTTGTGGACATCCACGTCCACGGCGGCGGCGGGGGCTCCTACATTGACCTGAACCCGGCCTCCATCCGGCAGGCTCGCCAGACCCACCTGCGTCAGGGCACCACCACGACGATGGCCAGCCTGGTGACGCTGCCGATGGACCGGCTGGTGGCCTCCGTGGAGTGCCTCGCCGACCTCGTGGAGGCGTCCGTGGTGCGGGGTATCCACCTCGAGGGCCCGTGGCTGAGCGCCCAGCGCTGTGGGGCGCACGACCCGGAACACCTGTGCGCGCCCACGGCCGACGACGTCGAACGCGTCCTGCGGGCCGGGCGCGGGCACATTCGCCTGGTCACTATCGCCCCTGAGCTGCCAGGCGCGCTGGACGCCATCCGCCAGGTGGTGGCCGCCGGAGCGGTGGCCGCCGTCGGCCACACCGACGCGGACTGGGAGACCACCCGCGCTGCCATCGCGGCAGGCGCTACCGTGGGCACGCACCTCTTCAATGCCATGCCGCCGCTGCACCACCGCGAGCCCGGCGCCGTGGCGGCACTGCTCGAGGATCCGCGCGTGGTGGTTGAGCTGATCGCGGACGGGGTCCACGTGCACCCGAGCCTCATGCGCCACATTCGTGCCATGGCCGGGGACGAGCGCCTGGCCCTCATCACCGATGCGATGGCTGCGGCCCAGCTGGGCGACGGCGATTTCGACTTGGGGTCCATGCGGGTGGAAGTCCGCAACTCGGTGGCGCGGATTGCCTCCGGCGGTTCGATCGCCGGCAGCACCGCCACGATGGACGCGCTCTTCCGCGGCGCGCTGGCCCGGGCGGGCGGACGCGACGCGGACTCTGGGGAGGAGCCCGACGCCGCCGCGTGGCTGGCCGCCGTCCGGCAGACCTCCACCACCCCGGCGCGCGCGGTGGGCTGGGACGACGTCGGGGATCTGGCGCCGGGCCTGCGGGCCGACGCCGTGGTGCTGGACGCGGACCTGCGCGTGGTGGACGTGGTCCTGGCCGGGGCAACCGGGCGCTGA
- a CDS encoding 5'-nucleotidase C-terminal domain-containing protein: MSQSARARSPRSPITRTACAAAVTVLGTSLLAPAAFAEPAEPGTTTIDLYGINDFHGRISEDLYNGSVGVASMASAFAALQAENENSLFVSAGDNIGASTFESMSQQDNPTIDALGLAGLSVSAVGNHEFDRGMTDLTDRVIPRWADATGEEGADLALGANVYDAEGNPALKEYALRDMGGVTVGFVGTVTEKTSTLVSPDGIAGLTFGNQVEAVNRVSAQLSDGNADNGEADVVVVLAHDGSETTECSAIASEGSGYANLVNNASADVDAIFSGHTHLGYACELNGRPVVQGHQYGTAFAKVSFEVDAEGQIVDSHQALMTLTDDEGKAIYAQDPDVQNIVDAAVAEADVVGSEPLGTITDDILRGGAEPGSDRGVESTLGNLVADIQLWATSNDSYAGVPAEIAFMNPGGLRADLTYADSDGEGDGVVTFKEAADVQPFANTLVTMDLTGADLKNLLEKQWQPEGSSRAKLHLGISEGFSYEYDPEAATGEHITYLEFNGEEVDPAATYRVVTNSFLAAGGDNFATFLEGTDVADSGQVDIDATVNFFAAHDDVAPAPLGRAAVASVEEPVDVPFTDVEGTSFEESIQWLYGSGVTAGYTDGTFRPQQYVKRLEMAGFLYRYAGEEFEAGSGDVFTDIPAGHSWAEEVGWAKANGITSGYTDGRFGSQEMITRGQMAAFLQSYAQNVYGVGMDFQAPAESPFADVAAGGAFYGPITWLESTGITGGFGDETFRASKSTTRGEMAAFLERLDAYLAEQAS, encoded by the coding sequence ATGTCTCAGTCCGCCCGAGCGCGCTCGCCGCGCTCGCCCATCACCCGCACAGCGTGCGCCGCCGCGGTGACCGTCCTCGGCACCTCGCTGCTTGCTCCGGCCGCCTTTGCGGAGCCCGCGGAGCCGGGCACCACCACGATCGACCTCTACGGGATCAACGATTTTCACGGCCGCATTTCCGAGGATCTGTACAACGGCTCCGTAGGCGTCGCCTCCATGGCCTCCGCCTTCGCGGCCCTGCAGGCCGAGAATGAGAACTCGCTCTTCGTCTCGGCTGGAGACAACATCGGCGCCTCCACCTTCGAGTCGATGTCCCAGCAGGACAACCCCACCATCGACGCGCTGGGCCTCGCGGGCCTGAGTGTCTCCGCGGTGGGCAACCACGAATTTGACCGCGGCATGACGGACCTGACGGACCGCGTCATCCCCCGCTGGGCGGATGCCACCGGTGAGGAGGGCGCCGACTTGGCGCTCGGCGCCAACGTGTACGACGCAGAAGGTAACCCCGCGCTGAAGGAGTACGCCCTCCGGGACATGGGCGGCGTGACGGTCGGCTTCGTCGGCACCGTGACGGAGAAGACCTCCACGCTCGTCTCCCCCGATGGCATCGCGGGCCTGACCTTCGGCAATCAGGTCGAGGCCGTCAACCGCGTCTCGGCTCAGCTCTCCGACGGCAACGCGGACAACGGCGAGGCCGACGTCGTGGTGGTCTTGGCCCACGACGGTTCGGAGACCACGGAGTGTTCCGCGATCGCCTCCGAAGGCTCGGGCTACGCGAACTTGGTGAACAATGCCTCCGCGGACGTGGACGCCATCTTCTCCGGCCACACCCACCTCGGCTACGCCTGCGAGCTCAACGGCCGCCCCGTGGTCCAGGGCCACCAGTACGGCACCGCCTTCGCCAAGGTGAGCTTCGAGGTGGACGCCGAGGGCCAGATCGTCGACTCCCACCAGGCCCTCATGACGCTCACCGATGACGAGGGCAAGGCGATCTACGCGCAGGATCCCGACGTGCAGAACATCGTCGACGCGGCGGTCGCCGAAGCCGACGTCGTGGGGTCCGAGCCGCTCGGCACCATCACCGATGACATCCTGCGCGGTGGCGCCGAGCCGGGCAGCGACCGCGGCGTCGAGTCCACCCTCGGCAACCTCGTCGCGGACATCCAGCTGTGGGCCACTTCCAACGACTCCTATGCCGGAGTCCCCGCGGAGATCGCCTTCATGAACCCGGGCGGCCTTCGCGCCGACCTCACCTACGCGGACAGCGATGGCGAGGGCGACGGCGTCGTCACGTTCAAGGAAGCCGCGGACGTGCAGCCGTTTGCTAACACGCTGGTGACCATGGACCTCACCGGTGCGGACCTGAAGAACCTGCTCGAGAAGCAGTGGCAGCCGGAGGGCTCCTCCCGCGCCAAGCTGCACCTCGGCATCTCCGAGGGCTTTTCCTACGAATACGATCCGGAGGCCGCCACCGGCGAGCACATCACCTACCTCGAATTCAACGGCGAGGAAGTGGACCCGGCCGCCACCTACCGCGTGGTGACCAACTCCTTCCTCGCCGCCGGCGGGGACAACTTCGCCACGTTCCTTGAGGGCACCGACGTCGCCGACTCCGGTCAGGTGGACATCGACGCCACCGTGAACTTCTTCGCCGCGCACGACGACGTCGCCCCGGCCCCGCTGGGCCGCGCAGCCGTCGCGTCGGTCGAGGAGCCCGTCGACGTCCCGTTCACGGATGTGGAGGGGACCTCGTTTGAGGAGTCGATTCAGTGGTTGTATGGCTCGGGGGTCACGGCGGGTTATACCGATGGGACGTTCCGTCCGCAGCAGTATGTGAAGCGGTTGGAAATGGCGGGCTTCTTGTACCGGTATGCGGGTGAGGAGTTTGAGGCCGGTTCCGGGGACGTCTTTACGGATATTCCGGCCGGGCATAGCTGGGCTGAGGAAGTCGGTTGGGCCAAGGCGAACGGGATCACCTCCGGGTACACCGATGGCCGGTTCGGGTCTCAGGAGATGATTACCCGCGGCCAGATGGCGGCGTTCCTGCAGTCCTATGCACAGAACGTGTACGGGGTGGGGATGGATTTCCAGGCCCCGGCCGAGTCGCCGTTTGCGGATGTCGCTGCCGGCGGTGCGTTCTATGGGCCGATTACGTGGCTGGAGTCCACGGGCATCACCGGTGGTTTCGGTGATGAGACGTTCCGGGCCAGCAAGTCCACCACGCGTGGTGAGATGGCGGCGTTCCTGGAGCGCCTCGATGCCTACCTCGCGGAGCAGGCCAGCTAA
- the nagB gene encoding glucosamine-6-phosphate deaminase codes for MQVVILPSAAEVGRTAAAKIAQVIERRPDAVLGLATGSSPLAIYADLAERVRQGRLRVGAVRAFALDEYVGLAPSHPQSYHHVIRRTVTEPLGLSPELVHVPDGAAADLEAAAADYEAQIRAASGVDVQILGIGANGHIGFNEPTSSFASRTRIKTLAPRTRADNARFFDAAEDVPTHCLTQGLGTILDARELVLVATGEAKAEAVHAMIEGPLSSMCPASALQLHPHALVVLDEAAAARLELADYYRYTYENLPAWQRFAPGEHP; via the coding sequence GTGCAAGTAGTCATCCTGCCCTCGGCCGCCGAGGTGGGGCGTACCGCCGCAGCCAAAATCGCTCAGGTCATCGAGCGCCGCCCGGATGCCGTCCTCGGCTTGGCCACCGGGTCCTCGCCGCTGGCAATCTACGCAGACCTCGCCGAGCGGGTGCGGCAGGGACGGCTGCGCGTGGGCGCGGTGCGCGCCTTCGCCCTCGATGAGTACGTGGGCCTCGCGCCGAGCCATCCGCAGAGCTACCACCACGTCATTCGCCGCACGGTGACCGAGCCGCTCGGGCTCAGCCCGGAACTGGTCCACGTCCCGGATGGCGCCGCCGCGGATCTCGAGGCCGCCGCGGCGGACTACGAGGCGCAGATCCGGGCCGCGTCCGGCGTGGACGTGCAAATCCTCGGGATCGGCGCCAACGGGCACATCGGCTTCAACGAGCCCACGTCGTCGTTCGCCTCCCGGACCCGGATCAAGACGCTGGCCCCGCGCACCCGCGCGGACAACGCCCGCTTTTTCGACGCCGCGGAGGACGTCCCGACCCACTGCCTGACGCAAGGGCTCGGCACCATCCTCGACGCGCGCGAGCTGGTGCTCGTGGCCACGGGTGAGGCCAAGGCGGAGGCGGTGCACGCGATGATCGAGGGGCCGCTGAGCAGCATGTGCCCCGCGTCCGCCCTGCAACTGCACCCCCACGCGCTTGTGGTGTTGGACGAGGCCGCCGCCGCGCGACTGGAACTGGCCGACTACTACCGCTACACCTACGAAAACCTGCCTGCGTGGCAGCGGTTCGCTCCAGGAGAGCACCCGTGA
- a CDS encoding DUF202 domain-containing protein, translated as MARTPRREPAYHGDPGLQPERTALAWGRTMLSIAVVGAVFLRWLPHYGGWMVALAGGSAVVALWIYLTQRHRYHRQSGGVRQEALRADVAAVASTTAAVGLLGLLGIFAVLTARA; from the coding sequence GTGGCCCGGACGCCTCGCCGCGAACCCGCCTACCACGGAGACCCGGGCCTGCAGCCGGAACGCACCGCGCTGGCCTGGGGCCGCACCATGCTCTCCATCGCCGTCGTCGGCGCCGTCTTCCTGCGCTGGCTGCCGCACTACGGCGGGTGGATGGTCGCCCTCGCGGGCGGCAGCGCCGTCGTCGCCCTCTGGATCTACCTGACGCAGCGGCACCGTTACCACCGGCAGTCCGGCGGGGTGCGTCAGGAGGCGCTCCGCGCCGACGTCGCCGCGGTGGCGAGCACGACGGCGGCCGTCGGCCTCCTCGGCCTGCTCGGCATCTTCGCGGTCCTGACCGCCCGGGCGTAG
- a CDS encoding YidH family protein, translating to MDSDENERGWLARRLLPGGTEPDPRFTLANERTFLAWIRTSLAFLAGGVALEAFAADLFADTLRRGLAAFIISIGLLIAVGAGFRWLRVEQRMRQRRPLPLPLIVPLLGLGASCATVFVLVILAME from the coding sequence ATGGACTCCGACGAGAACGAGCGCGGCTGGCTCGCCCGGCGGCTCCTGCCCGGCGGCACCGAGCCGGACCCCCGGTTCACCCTGGCGAACGAGCGCACCTTCCTGGCCTGGATCCGCACGTCCCTCGCCTTCCTCGCGGGCGGCGTGGCGCTGGAGGCCTTCGCCGCGGACCTGTTTGCGGACACCCTCCGCCGCGGGCTGGCCGCGTTCATCATCTCGATCGGCCTGCTCATTGCCGTGGGCGCCGGCTTCCGGTGGCTGCGCGTGGAACAACGGATGCGTCAGCGACGCCCGCTCCCCTTGCCGCTGATCGTCCCGCTGCTGGGGCTCGGGGCCTCCTGCGCCACCGTTTTCGTCCTCGTCATCCTGGCCATGGAATAG